Within bacterium, the genomic segment TCAGCATCCGCCGCCGCATCCGCCGCCGCCGCCTGTTGCTTCGCCAAGATAGGAATAACCTCCGCCGCAGATAATTACATGAATTTTCGAATTTAAAAACATAACCGACTTTTCATCGGTAAAGGTCCCGCCGCCGGCAAGAGGGCGGCCGTCAATATCAAAACTCAGCCCTCCTGAAACGCCTGCTGATGTAATTTCAACACCTGTATAGTCGCCTGTATTAAAATGTACTTCCATGTTTTCCCCTGTAATGGGAGATTTTACATAATTTCCTGTATCATTGTATTTTACTTTGTATTTATTTGCTGCTATTATAAATTGCACCGGCCTTCTCTCGTTTATTGCAACTTCCTGAGCAAAACGAACATCCGAGAGCGCACGTGTTGCAGCATTGGAAAGCCTTGTTGTGCTGTTTATTTCATTTACCGATACACCTACTGCCCCTGTAAGAATTGCAACTACTGTCATAACAACAATAAGCTCCACAAGGGTGAAGCCCCGTGAGAACCGTATATTTTTTATTTCACTGTTTTCTGAGTTTCGTTCTTC encodes:
- a CDS encoding prepilin-type N-terminal cleavage/methylation domain-containing protein, which produces EERNSENSEIKNIRFSRGFTLVELIVVMTVVAILTGAVGVSVNEINSTTRLSNAATRALSDVRFAQEVAINERRPVQFIIAANKYKVKYNDTGNYVKSPITGENMEVHFNTGDYTGVEITSAGVSGGLSFDIDGRPLAGGGTFTDEKSVMFLNSKIHVIICGGGYSYLGEATGGGGGCGGGC